One window of Lytechinus variegatus isolate NC3 chromosome 2, Lvar_3.0, whole genome shotgun sequence genomic DNA carries:
- the LOC121409693 gene encoding techylectin-5A-like: protein MYRASEFQSVGTATSNNLWRVIELSDVEHVGDAGWASADQSQNQRGVDINGNCEPVMEDGKEVPQKMTYRVDDKRSYGKHGRVSSFPVQRKTCEIDDSISPSVVPGQPIDCADIQARGANVSGVYAIYPGKHINVYCDMETDGGNWTVFQRRSDGSLDFGRSWSDYKNGFGSISSEHWLGNDMIHRLSNQRNYELRVDMEDSEGNTKYANYAIFRIDNETLGYELTVSGYSGNAGDALWLHNGKIFRTPDMGSGCARSYNSGWWYIAPSYRCASSNLNGIKFKHYPFGVLWTPLPNRKAKTGEMKIRPVPDDPNQNN, encoded by the exons ATGTACAGAGCGAGTGAATTCCAGAGTGTTGGAACTGCTACTTCAAATAATCTTTGGCGTGTGATTGAGTTGAGTGACGTAGAACATGTAGGAGATGCCG GTTGGGCATCTGCTGACCAATCGCAGAATCAGCGTGGCGTTGATATCAATGGGAACTGTGAGCCGGTCATGGAGGACGGAAAAGAAGTTCCTCAAAAGATGACGTACCGTGTCGATGACAAACGTTCTTACGGAAAGCATGGGAGAGTGTCTTCTTTCCCTGTTCAGCGGAAAACTTGTGAAATTG ACGATAGCATATCGCCTTCGGTGGTTCCAGGGCAACCAATCGACTGTGCTGACATCCAGGCTCGTGGGGCAAACGTTAGTGGTGTCTATGCCATATACCCTGGGAAGCATATCAATGTTTATTGTGACATGGAGACCGATGGGGGCAATTGGACA GTTTTTCAACGTAGAAGTGATGGCTCTCTCGACTTCGGTCGAAGCTGGTCTGATTACAAGAACGGCTTTGGAAGTATCTCTTCCGAGCACTGGCTAGGTAACGACATGATTCATCGACTATCGAATCAGAGGAATTACGAACTGCGGGTTGATATGGAAGACTCCGAAGGAAATACCAAATATGCCAATTACGCTATCTTTCGAATTGATAACGAAACACTTGGCTACGAACTGACTGTCAGCGGCTATTCGGGAAATGcag GTGATGCTCTTTGGTTGCACAATGGGAAGATTTTTCGCACTCCTGACATGGGATCGGGTTGCGCGAGGTCTTACAATTCAGGTTGGTGGTATATTGCTCCTTCCTACCGGTGCGCTTCAAGCAATCTCAATGGTATTAAGTTTAAACATTATCCATTCGGGGTGTTATGGACACCGCTGCCGAATCGCAAGGCCAAGACAGGTGAGATGAAGATACGACCTGTACCGGACGACCCAAATCAGAACaattaa